The Desulfurispora thermophila DSM 16022 genome contains a region encoding:
- the leuS gene encoding leucine--tRNA ligase — protein MSKENRERYDFKTIEPKWQKIWAEQQLYTVPDLSDKPKYYCLEMFPYPSGKLHMGHVRNYSIGDVVARFKTMQGYHVLHPMGWDAFGLPAENAAIKHGNIHPADWTYQNIATMRAQLKQLGISYDWQREIATCHPAYYKWTQWLFLQLYKHGLAYKKKAAVNWCPSCATVLANEQVKEGACERCKTAVEKRELEQWFFAITRYADRLLQDLELLTGWPEKVKIMQENWIGRSEGAEVSFAVEGREEKITVFTTRPDTLYGVTYMVLAPEHPLVEKLIEGNPRAAEIRQFVRQVRSLSEIARTATDMEKIGYHTGAYCINPLNGERVPVLVANYVLLEYGTGAVMGVPAHDQRDFEFARKYNLPIKVVIQPPDRQLDPDSMDCAYADEGVMVNSGPFSGLPNRQGIQAVIRHLEEQGLGRGVVNYRLRDWLISRQRYWGAPIPIIYCDRCGVVPVPEADLPVLLPYDVQFKPTGQSPLADCPEFVHTTCPQCGAPARRETDTMDTFMCSSWYYFRYVTPRLDEACWDKEKVAHWLPVDQYIGGVEHAILHLLYSRFFTKFLYDIGLVQTNEPFTNLLTQGMVLKDGAKMSKSKGNVVSPEEIVDTYGADTARLFILFAAPPERDLEWSDQGVEGCARFLNRVWRLVTALAGELPAPGIRPAAQLAGINRQMHRITHQTIKKVTEDIGHRFNFNTAVSAIMEMVNAMYQYKEAPACDRDPGVLRCAVDSLLLLLAPFAPHIAEELWQLTGHSGSIHRQPWPAWDEAAVQEDEVTIVVQLNGKIRDRLLVPAGLDAGQLQETVLAQEKVQKLLAGKQVLKVIAVPGKLVNIVVK, from the coding sequence GTGTCCAAAGAAAACCGCGAGCGCTACGACTTCAAAACCATCGAACCCAAATGGCAGAAAATCTGGGCCGAGCAGCAGCTCTATACCGTGCCCGACCTGAGCGACAAGCCCAAATACTACTGCCTGGAAATGTTCCCCTACCCTTCGGGCAAGCTGCACATGGGCCATGTGCGCAACTACTCCATCGGCGATGTGGTGGCCCGCTTCAAAACCATGCAGGGCTACCATGTGCTGCACCCCATGGGCTGGGATGCCTTCGGCCTGCCGGCGGAAAACGCCGCCATCAAACACGGCAACATCCACCCGGCCGACTGGACATACCAGAACATTGCCACCATGCGCGCCCAGCTCAAACAGCTGGGCATCAGCTACGACTGGCAGCGGGAAATTGCCACCTGCCATCCGGCCTACTACAAATGGACCCAGTGGCTTTTCCTGCAGCTCTACAAGCACGGCCTGGCCTACAAGAAAAAAGCCGCCGTCAACTGGTGCCCCTCCTGCGCCACCGTGCTGGCCAACGAGCAGGTGAAGGAAGGGGCCTGCGAGCGCTGCAAAACCGCCGTGGAAAAGCGCGAGCTGGAGCAGTGGTTTTTTGCCATCACCCGCTATGCCGACCGCCTGTTGCAGGATCTGGAACTGCTCACCGGCTGGCCGGAAAAAGTGAAGATAATGCAGGAAAACTGGATCGGCCGCAGCGAGGGGGCCGAAGTGAGCTTTGCCGTGGAGGGCAGGGAGGAAAAAATCACGGTCTTCACCACCCGTCCGGATACCCTCTACGGCGTCACCTACATGGTGCTGGCCCCCGAACACCCCCTGGTGGAAAAGCTGATTGAGGGTAATCCCCGGGCGGCAGAGATCCGCCAGTTCGTTCGCCAGGTGCGATCTTTAAGCGAAATTGCCCGCACGGCCACCGATATGGAGAAAATCGGCTATCACACCGGCGCCTACTGTATCAATCCGCTGAATGGCGAGCGGGTGCCCGTGCTGGTGGCCAACTACGTGCTGCTGGAATACGGCACCGGCGCGGTGATGGGTGTGCCGGCCCACGACCAGCGCGACTTTGAATTCGCCCGCAAGTACAACCTGCCCATCAAAGTGGTCATCCAGCCGCCCGACCGGCAGCTGGATCCGGACAGCATGGACTGCGCCTATGCCGATGAGGGCGTGATGGTCAACTCGGGCCCCTTCAGCGGCCTGCCCAACCGGCAGGGCATCCAGGCCGTGATTCGGCACCTGGAAGAACAGGGTTTGGGGCGGGGTGTGGTCAACTACCGCCTGCGCGACTGGCTGATCTCCCGCCAGCGCTACTGGGGCGCGCCCATCCCCATCATCTACTGCGACCGGTGCGGTGTGGTGCCCGTGCCCGAAGCCGACCTGCCCGTGCTGTTGCCCTACGACGTGCAGTTCAAGCCCACCGGGCAATCGCCACTGGCCGACTGCCCGGAATTCGTGCACACCACCTGCCCGCAGTGTGGCGCTCCGGCCCGGCGGGAGACCGACACCATGGACACATTCATGTGCTCCTCCTGGTATTACTTCCGCTACGTCACGCCGCGCCTGGATGAGGCCTGCTGGGACAAAGAAAAAGTGGCCCACTGGCTGCCCGTGGACCAGTACATCGGCGGGGTGGAGCACGCTATATTGCACCTTTTGTACTCGCGCTTCTTTACCAAGTTTTTGTACGACATCGGCCTGGTGCAAACCAACGAGCCCTTTACCAACCTGCTCACCCAGGGCATGGTGCTGAAGGACGGGGCCAAAATGTCCAAGTCCAAGGGCAATGTGGTCAGCCCGGAAGAAATTGTGGACACCTACGGCGCCGACACCGCCCGTTTGTTCATTCTCTTTGCCGCGCCTCCCGAGCGCGACCTGGAGTGGAGCGACCAGGGCGTGGAAGGCTGCGCCCGTTTCTTAAACCGCGTCTGGAGGCTGGTGACCGCGCTGGCCGGTGAACTGCCGGCCCCCGGCATCCGGCCCGCCGCTCAGCTGGCCGGCATCAACCGGCAGATGCACCGCATCACCCACCAGACCATCAAAAAAGTCACCGAGGATATCGGCCACCGCTTCAACTTCAACACCGCGGTCAGCGCCATCATGGAAATGGTCAACGCTATGTACCAGTACAAAGAGGCCCCGGCCTGCGACCGCGACCCCGGCGTGCTGCGCTGTGCCGTGGACAGCCTGCTTTTGCTCCTGGCTCCCTTTGCTCCCCACATAGCCGAGGAGCTGTGGCAGCTCACCGGGCACAGCGGCAGCATCCACCGCCAGCCCTGGCCGGCCTGGGATGAAGCCGCCGTGCAGGAGGACGAAGTGACCATTGTGGTGCAGCTAAACGGCAAGATCCGCGACCGCTTGCTGGTGCCCGCTGGCCTCGATGCCGGGCAGCTGCAGGAAACCGTGCTGGCCCAGGAAAAAGTGCAAAAGCTGCTGGCCGGCAAGCAGGTGCTCAAAGTGATTGCCGTACCCGGTAAACTGGTGAATATTGTGGTGAAATGA
- a CDS encoding AbrB/MazE/SpoVT family DNA-binding domain-containing protein, translating to MYTTIQKWGNSQAIRLPKALLEMARLRENDRLEIRVQDGNLVLVPVRKHRTLAERIAGYSGEHLCREWETGRPVGKEVL from the coding sequence ATGTACACAACCATTCAGAAATGGGGCAACAGCCAGGCCATCAGATTGCCCAAAGCTTTGCTGGAAATGGCCAGGCTGCGCGAGAACGACCGTTTAGAAATCAGAGTGCAGGACGGGAACCTGGTGCTGGTTCCCGTCAGAAAACACCGCACCCTGGCGGAAAGAATAGCCGGATACAGTGGGGAACATCTCTGCCGGGAATGGGAAACCGGAAGGCCGGTGGGTAAAGAGGTGCTCTGA
- the nadD gene encoding nicotinate-nucleotide adenylyltransferase produces MDWKEEFRRGDDRPAAIGIMGGTFDPIHYGHLVTAENARHFFSLSRVIFVPAYRPPHKKQRRISPPEHRLEMVRLAIASNPHFTVSDMEISRRGPSYTIDTVLAMQQAYPAARLFFITGADAVLEILSWHRVTELLQNCTFIAATRPGYQLGQLRHNLSALPEVLLRRILTMEVPALAISSTDIRQRVREGRPVKYLLPEAVEDYIYRQALYQGD; encoded by the coding sequence ATGGACTGGAAAGAAGAGTTCCGCCGGGGGGATGACCGGCCGGCAGCTATAGGTATCATGGGCGGTACGTTTGACCCCATTCACTACGGGCACCTGGTGACGGCGGAGAATGCCCGGCACTTTTTTTCCTTGAGCCGGGTGATTTTTGTACCGGCCTACCGCCCGCCACACAAGAAACAAAGGCGGATCAGCCCGCCGGAGCACCGGCTGGAAATGGTGCGGCTGGCCATTGCCAGCAACCCGCACTTTACCGTGTCGGACATGGAAATATCCCGCCGGGGGCCTTCCTATACCATTGATACGGTGCTGGCCATGCAGCAGGCCTACCCCGCTGCCCGGCTCTTTTTCATCACCGGGGCCGATGCCGTGCTGGAAATATTGAGCTGGCACCGGGTGACCGAGCTATTGCAGAATTGCACCTTCATCGCCGCCACGCGTCCCGGCTATCAGCTCGGCCAGCTGCGGCACAACCTGTCCGCCCTGCCCGAAGTGTTGCTCAGGCGCATTCTGACCATGGAGGTACCGGCCCTGGCCATTTCTTCCACCGACATCCGGCAACGCGTGCGGGAGGGACGTCCGGTGAAATACCTGCTGCCCGAAGCGGTGGAGGACTACATATACCGGCAGGCTCTTTATCAGGGCGATTAG
- a CDS encoding small, acid-soluble spore protein, alpha/beta type gives MTRKKKSAAELRKEALKWEIAAELGLADKIRSQGWGALNGVESGRIGGLLARRLRNN, from the coding sequence GTGACCAGGAAAAAGAAAAGCGCAGCCGAGCTGCGCAAAGAGGCGCTGAAGTGGGAAATCGCCGCCGAGCTGGGACTGGCGGACAAGATCCGCAGCCAGGGCTGGGGCGCTTTAAATGGTGTGGAGAGCGGCCGCATCGGCGGCCTCCTGGCCCGGCGGCTGCGGAACAACTGA
- a CDS encoding RNA recognition motif domain-containing protein, with translation MKTLYVGNLPWGTSADELQQVFSRYGEVISSRIITDRETGRSRGFGFVEVADEAAEQMIAALNGSELGGRTITVNEARERERPMS, from the coding sequence ATGAAAACGCTCTATGTTGGCAATTTGCCCTGGGGAACCAGTGCTGATGAACTGCAACAGGTTTTTTCCCGCTACGGGGAGGTCATCAGCAGCCGGATTATCACCGACCGGGAAACCGGCCGCTCGCGGGGCTTTGGTTTTGTAGAGGTGGCCGACGAAGCGGCCGAGCAGATGATTGCCGCCTTGAACGGCAGTGAACTGGGCGGCCGCACCATTACCGTGAACGAGGCCAGAGAAAGAGAACGCCCCATGTCATAG
- the larE gene encoding ATP-dependent sacrificial sulfur transferase LarE, translated as MLDVAGSAQGGMDELEELRSAGERLRQILSGYGSVLVAFSGGVDSTLLLAAALKVLGREKVLAVTADAPFIKPGAVQRAGQLAQGMGARWLALPGRQMDDPSFTANTPQRCYYCKKILLANLADLAARQGLCGVVEGSNADDARAYRPGRRALKEAGVGSPLEEAGLGKALVRQLARRWGLPNWQQPAESCLCTRIPYHTPLTPSLLAQVAAAEELLHRLGFTLVRVRCEPGMARLELAENELERAVQPDVRAALLAGLRQMGFGRVVLDLAGYRSGSWDGERLSD; from the coding sequence ATGCTGGATGTAGCCGGTAGTGCTCAGGGCGGGATGGATGAGCTGGAGGAGCTCAGGTCGGCCGGAGAAAGGTTAAGGCAAATTCTATCCGGGTACGGCAGTGTGCTGGTGGCCTTTTCCGGTGGGGTGGACAGCACCCTGCTGCTGGCCGCGGCGCTAAAAGTGCTGGGTAGGGAAAAGGTGCTGGCCGTGACGGCGGACGCTCCGTTTATCAAGCCCGGTGCCGTGCAGCGGGCCGGGCAACTGGCACAGGGAATGGGGGCGCGCTGGCTGGCCCTGCCCGGCCGGCAGATGGACGACCCTTCCTTCACCGCCAACACGCCGCAGCGCTGCTATTACTGCAAAAAGATATTGCTGGCCAATCTGGCCGACCTGGCCGCCCGCCAGGGTCTGTGCGGCGTCGTGGAAGGCAGCAATGCCGATGACGCCCGGGCTTACCGGCCCGGCCGGCGGGCGCTTAAGGAAGCCGGTGTGGGCAGCCCGCTGGAAGAAGCGGGGCTGGGCAAGGCCCTGGTGCGGCAGCTGGCCCGGCGGTGGGGGCTGCCCAACTGGCAGCAGCCGGCCGAGAGTTGTCTGTGCACGCGCATCCCCTACCACACACCCCTTACACCTTCGCTTTTGGCTCAGGTTGCCGCCGCCGAGGAGTTGCTGCACCGGCTGGGCTTTACCCTGGTGCGGGTGCGCTGCGAGCCGGGTATGGCCCGCCTGGAACTGGCGGAAAATGAGCTGGAGCGGGCTGTGCAGCCTGATGTTCGTGCCGCCCTGCTGGCCGGTTTGCGGCAAATGGGCTTTGGCCGGGTGGTTCTGGACCTGGCCGGGTACAGGAGCGGCAGCTGGGATGGCGAGAGATTGTCGGACTAG
- the rsfS gene encoding ribosome silencing factor: protein MTLSPQELAQSIVQAAESKKAYGFTVLDIGRVSIIADYFVICSGRSTIQVQAIAEEIIKQVEEKYGILPRREGLREGRWVLLDYGSVVAHVFLDEERLYYNLERLWGDAPVADVGGWSMQPTVVK, encoded by the coding sequence TTGACATTGTCCCCACAGGAACTGGCGCAAAGCATTGTGCAGGCGGCGGAAAGCAAAAAGGCATACGGTTTTACCGTGCTGGATATCGGCCGGGTATCCATTATCGCCGACTACTTTGTCATTTGCAGCGGTCGTTCCACCATCCAGGTGCAGGCCATCGCCGAGGAGATCATCAAACAGGTGGAAGAAAAGTATGGTATCCTGCCCCGGCGGGAGGGCCTGCGGGAAGGGCGCTGGGTGCTGCTGGACTACGGCAGTGTGGTGGCGCATGTTTTTCTGGATGAGGAGAGGCTTTACTACAACCTGGAGCGCCTGTGGGGAGACGCCCCGGTAGCCGATGTGGGTGGGTGGTCAATGCAACCCACGGTAGTAAAATAA
- a CDS encoding AMP-binding protein encodes MPSVSRITIGDMLDYTAARFPQNEALVYADRGLRYTWTQLKNVCEQLARGLMALGVNRGEHIAIWATNVPQWPIVQFGSAKMGAVLVTVNTHYKLFELEYLLKHADITTLLLIGGTKEANYLEMIYELCPELKHCQPGRLNSARLPRLKNVIFLGEEQHPGMFTWSQVLEAGEQVSLAELAARQSALSADDCVNMQYTSGTTGFPKGVMLTHSNLIGNAISIAECLSFTSRDRLCIPVPMFHCFGCVLGTLACLVSGATMVPLEAFNPAKVLETVQKEKCTALHGVPTMFITELEVLEKQPYDVSSLRTGIMAGAPCPIEVMKQVVERMNMREIVITYGQTEAAPGITMTRTHDPLEVRVSTVGRALPGVEVKIVDPETGETVPPGVQGEICARGYNVMKGYYKMPEATAAAIDREGWLHTGDLGVMDERGYVKITGRLKDMIIRGGENIYPREIEEFLYTHPKVKDVQVVGVPSEKYGEEVMAFICLKEGQQASEEEIKQFCQGKIARYKIPQYIKFVTSYPTTANGKVQKYKLREQAIRELNLEKAAMVETA; translated from the coding sequence ATGCCCTCTGTCAGCCGCATCACCATTGGCGATATGCTGGATTACACCGCCGCCCGGTTTCCCCAAAATGAAGCCCTGGTTTACGCCGATCGCGGCCTGCGCTACACCTGGACGCAGCTAAAAAACGTCTGCGAGCAGCTGGCCCGCGGCCTGATGGCCCTGGGGGTCAACCGCGGCGAGCACATTGCCATCTGGGCCACCAACGTGCCCCAGTGGCCCATTGTCCAGTTCGGCAGCGCCAAAATGGGCGCCGTGCTGGTCACCGTGAACACGCACTACAAGCTCTTTGAGCTGGAATACCTCTTAAAGCACGCCGACATCACCACGCTGCTCCTGATCGGCGGCACCAAGGAAGCCAATTACCTGGAAATGATCTACGAGCTCTGCCCCGAGCTCAAACACTGCCAGCCCGGCCGGCTCAACTCGGCCCGCCTGCCCCGGCTGAAAAATGTCATCTTTCTGGGTGAGGAACAGCATCCGGGCATGTTCACCTGGTCCCAGGTGCTGGAAGCGGGGGAGCAGGTGTCTTTGGCCGAACTGGCCGCCCGCCAGTCGGCGCTGTCGGCCGACGACTGCGTGAACATGCAGTACACCTCGGGCACCACAGGGTTCCCCAAGGGCGTCATGCTCACTCACAGCAACTTGATTGGCAACGCCATCAGCATTGCCGAGTGCCTGTCTTTCACCTCGCGCGACCGGCTGTGCATCCCCGTGCCCATGTTCCACTGTTTCGGTTGCGTGCTGGGCACACTGGCCTGCCTGGTTTCCGGGGCCACCATGGTGCCTCTGGAGGCCTTCAACCCGGCAAAGGTTCTGGAAACCGTGCAGAAGGAAAAATGCACTGCCCTGCACGGCGTGCCCACCATGTTCATCACCGAGCTGGAGGTGCTGGAAAAGCAGCCCTACGATGTCTCTTCTTTGCGCACCGGTATTATGGCCGGTGCCCCCTGCCCCATCGAAGTAATGAAGCAGGTGGTGGAGCGCATGAACATGCGCGAGATTGTCATTACCTACGGCCAGACCGAGGCGGCGCCCGGCATTACCATGACCCGCACCCACGACCCGCTGGAAGTGCGCGTCTCCACCGTGGGGCGGGCCCTGCCCGGCGTGGAAGTAAAAATTGTGGATCCTGAGACCGGCGAGACAGTGCCGCCCGGCGTGCAGGGCGAGATCTGCGCCCGCGGTTACAATGTGATGAAGGGCTACTACAAAATGCCCGAAGCCACCGCCGCGGCCATTGACAGAGAAGGTTGGCTGCACACGGGCGACCTGGGCGTGATGGATGAGCGCGGCTATGTGAAAATCACCGGACGGCTCAAGGACATGATCATCCGGGGCGGGGAAAACATCTACCCGCGGGAAATAGAGGAGTTCCTCTACACCCACCCCAAAGTGAAAGACGTGCAGGTGGTGGGCGTACCCAGCGAAAAATACGGCGAGGAAGTCATGGCCTTCATCTGCCTGAAGGAGGGCCAGCAGGCCAGCGAGGAAGAGATCAAGCAGTTCTGCCAGGGCAAAATCGCCCGTTACAAAATACCCCAGTACATCAAGTTTGTCACCAGCTATCCCACCACGGCCAACGGCAAAGTGCAGAAGTACAAACTGCGCGAACAGGCCATCCGCGAGCTCAATCTGGAAAAGGCGGCCATGGTGGAAACAGCCTGA
- a CDS encoding flavodoxin family protein has product MAPLVMAVLGSPRLVGNSAVMLETFCQGVSDAGGRVELYNLARLRIAPCQACGGCEQDGECVVQDDMVGLYRALERVDGLVLAAPVYFGTINAQTKAFIDRCQALWARRFVLDRPPLSPGKKCFYLCVGGRPTLHYCQNALAVLKNLCYVLNMELAGHLAFPGVDKPGEIIALADALRQVRQAGKEFTRSLVQKRE; this is encoded by the coding sequence ATGGCACCTCTGGTCATGGCCGTGCTGGGTAGTCCACGGCTTGTCGGCAACAGCGCGGTAATGCTGGAAACATTCTGCCAGGGGGTAAGTGATGCCGGCGGCAGGGTGGAACTTTACAACCTGGCCCGGTTGAGAATTGCCCCCTGTCAGGCCTGTGGCGGTTGTGAGCAGGACGGGGAATGTGTGGTGCAGGACGATATGGTTGGGCTGTACCGGGCTTTGGAACGGGTGGACGGTCTGGTGCTGGCCGCACCGGTGTACTTCGGCACCATCAACGCCCAGACCAAGGCCTTCATCGATCGCTGCCAGGCGCTCTGGGCGCGCCGTTTTGTGTTGGACCGTCCGCCTTTATCGCCCGGTAAAAAGTGCTTTTATCTCTGTGTGGGCGGGCGGCCAACCTTGCATTATTGCCAGAATGCCCTGGCTGTGCTGAAAAACCTCTGCTATGTATTGAACATGGAACTGGCTGGTCACCTGGCCTTTCCCGGCGTGGACAAGCCGGGCGAAATTATTGCCCTGGCGGATGCCCTGCGCCAGGTGCGCCAGGCGGGGAAAGAGTTTACCCGGTCTTTAGTCCAAAAGAGGGAGTGA
- a CDS encoding ComEC/Rec2 family competence protein, producing the protein MRKAMRKANRHYNRPGIIQPVLTLFLVLLLVFLAGCQLAGSGGKSATTAGVMEQGARPDRLLVHVLDVGQADSILVQLPGGQNMLIDAGNNDDGPFVVDYLRRAGVQSIDYLIGTHPHEDHIGGLDTVLKKFPVKHIYMPEIAYDTKSYHDVLRTVQQCGLTVTNPAAGQVLLREKAGNQELKVEILWPDARKVLFYDEVNDHSIVTRVSYGRNSFLFTGDAGRQVEKELMDSKAPLKADVLKVAHHGSNSATSNAFLRAVQPAIAVICVGQGNDYGHPHRETMQRLIKNKIRVYRTDQDGTIVFTSDGKTIDVQTEKHN; encoded by the coding sequence TTGCGCAAAGCAATGCGGAAAGCAAACCGTCATTATAACAGACCCGGCATTATTCAACCTGTATTGACCCTGTTTTTGGTTTTGTTGTTGGTTTTTCTGGCGGGGTGCCAGCTGGCTGGTTCAGGGGGCAAATCGGCTACAACCGCTGGGGTTATGGAACAGGGTGCCCGGCCGGACCGGCTGCTGGTGCATGTGCTGGATGTGGGGCAGGCCGACAGCATCCTGGTGCAGCTGCCGGGCGGCCAAAACATGCTCATTGACGCGGGCAACAACGACGACGGGCCTTTTGTCGTGGATTATCTGCGCCGGGCCGGTGTGCAATCAATTGATTATTTAATTGGCACCCATCCCCACGAGGACCATATCGGCGGCCTGGATACCGTGCTGAAAAAATTTCCGGTGAAACACATATATATGCCGGAAATAGCCTACGATACCAAATCATACCATGACGTGCTGCGAACGGTACAGCAGTGCGGCCTCACAGTGACCAACCCGGCGGCCGGTCAGGTGTTGCTGCGGGAAAAAGCAGGCAATCAGGAACTGAAAGTGGAAATACTCTGGCCCGACGCCCGCAAAGTGCTTTTCTATGACGAGGTCAACGACCATTCCATTGTGACCAGGGTAAGCTACGGGCGGAATAGCTTTCTCTTTACGGGCGATGCCGGGCGCCAGGTGGAAAAGGAACTCATGGACAGCAAAGCGCCGCTCAAAGCCGACGTTTTAAAAGTGGCGCATCACGGCAGCAACTCGGCCACCAGCAATGCCTTTTTACGGGCGGTGCAGCCGGCGATAGCGGTGATCTGTGTGGGGCAGGGCAACGACTACGGCCATCCCCACCGGGAGACCATGCAGCGCCTGATCAAAAATAAAATCCGTGTTTATCGCACGGATCAGGACGGCACCATTGTTTTTACCAGTGACGGAAAAACTATTGATGTCCAAACAGAAAAACATAACTGA
- a CDS encoding type II toxin-antitoxin system PemK/MazF family toxin → MSYVPAQGDIVLLHFDPQAGHEQKGNRPALVVSNDLFNRFTGLAIVCPITNTRRGFPLHVSLDERTSTTGVIMCEQVKSLDITARKALFLEKVPADILEEVIDILAGFIEIPLRG, encoded by the coding sequence ATGTCTTACGTGCCCGCACAGGGAGATATAGTTCTGTTGCATTTTGATCCCCAGGCCGGACACGAACAAAAAGGGAACAGACCGGCGCTGGTGGTGAGCAATGATCTGTTTAACCGATTTACCGGCCTGGCCATAGTTTGTCCCATCACCAACACCCGGAGGGGGTTTCCTCTACACGTTTCCCTGGATGAGAGAACCAGTACTACCGGTGTGATCATGTGCGAACAGGTCAAGTCGTTAGATATTACCGCACGCAAAGCCCTTTTTTTAGAAAAAGTACCTGCCGATATACTGGAGGAAGTTATAGACATTCTGGCCGGTTTTATCGAAATACCACTGCGGGGGTAA
- a CDS encoding type II toxin-antitoxin system RelE family toxin translates to MATENRSGGGKTLRQDPWRSDLDIKRLHGEYKGYFRLRLGPVRLAYTVEPEKGLIYIDALGYRGSVY, encoded by the coding sequence ATGGCAACTGAGAATAGATCAGGCGGTGGAAAAACACTGCGCCAGGATCCCTGGCGCAGTGATCTTGATATAAAAAGGTTGCATGGTGAGTACAAAGGTTATTTCAGATTGCGTCTGGGACCAGTACGCCTGGCTTACACTGTCGAACCGGAAAAGGGCCTGATTTATATAGACGCTTTGGGCTACCGGGGCAGTGTTTATTGA
- a CDS encoding polysaccharide deacetylase family protein — translation MVEKQPAYFVILCITLGTLLCLAFPAAAHNCNWAVTGKTSTADRKKSDNSTAAVVTRVPTEQPLLALTFDDGPSNTFTPQVLDILQKYQTRATFFVVGRQVERSPHLIARIHAAGHEIGNHTFYHPYGFKSIAHMEKELDMAEEAVYKITGHRTTLFRPPGGQISAAQLQAARRKGYTVVLWTAADDAKDWAGTPPRRIAERITHHVQKGDILIFHDCGGDRTNSVQALELVIKELQMRGYKFVTVSELLRAGQVAPAQ, via the coding sequence ATGGTGGAAAAACAGCCTGCTTATTTTGTGATCTTATGCATCACACTGGGCACGTTGCTTTGTCTTGCCTTTCCCGCTGCAGCGCACAACTGCAACTGGGCGGTCACCGGCAAAACATCAACCGCGGACCGGAAAAAAAGTGACAATTCTACAGCTGCGGTCGTCACCAGGGTGCCCACAGAGCAGCCCCTGCTGGCTCTTACATTTGACGACGGGCCCAGCAATACCTTCACACCGCAGGTGCTGGATATTTTGCAAAAATACCAGACCAGGGCGACATTTTTTGTGGTGGGCCGGCAGGTGGAACGTTCACCGCACCTGATTGCCCGCATCCACGCCGCCGGGCACGAAATTGGCAACCATACTTTTTACCACCCGTACGGGTTCAAATCCATCGCCCACATGGAGAAGGAACTGGATATGGCTGAAGAAGCCGTGTACAAGATAACCGGTCACCGCACCACCCTCTTCCGGCCACCGGGCGGGCAAATCAGTGCCGCTCAGCTTCAGGCCGCCCGGCGCAAGGGATACACGGTAGTGCTCTGGACAGCGGCCGATGACGCCAAGGACTGGGCCGGCACCCCACCCCGGCGGATTGCCGAACGCATCACCCACCATGTACAAAAGGGTGACATATTGATCTTTCACGACTGCGGCGGTGACCGCACCAATTCGGTCCAGGCGCTGGAACTGGTCATTAAAGAACTGCAGATGCGCGGTTATAAATTTGTCACGGTATCCGAGCTCTTGCGGGCCGGACAGGTGGCTCCAGCGCAGTAG
- the cotE gene encoding outer spore coat protein CotE, whose translation MSEQNMPEARPLPTRSGYREIITKAVCGTAKKFFHYTQQFSTAGGSDVHQVLGTAITQVSLREPEIVTGNDGTGVRIDGIFEVHIWYATGGGRSTDLIKQAINFEEIIPLQDFDTQSQQLLGARASMIKAPVCQEAKVVDGRIRLDFELGIYVEVLGETKVRVKVLEMDA comes from the coding sequence GTGAGCGAACAAAACATGCCTGAAGCAAGGCCCTTGCCCACCCGCAGCGGCTACCGGGAGATTATTACCAAGGCTGTCTGTGGCACTGCCAAGAAGTTTTTCCATTACACCCAGCAGTTTTCTACTGCCGGCGGATCCGATGTGCACCAGGTGCTGGGCACCGCCATCACCCAGGTCAGCCTGCGGGAACCGGAAATAGTGACGGGCAACGACGGCACCGGTGTGCGCATCGACGGCATCTTTGAGGTGCACATCTGGTACGCAACCGGCGGCGGCCGCAGCACCGACCTGATCAAGCAGGCCATCAACTTTGAAGAAATCATCCCGCTGCAGGACTTTGACACACAGAGCCAGCAGTTGCTGGGCGCCCGGGCCAGTATGATCAAGGCACCGGTCTGTCAGGAGGCGAAAGTTGTCGATGGGCGCATCCGGCTGGATTTTGAACTGGGTATTTATGTGGAAGTACTGGGCGAAACCAAAGTGCGGGTAAAAGTGCTGGAAATGGATGCATAA